Proteins found in one Phycodurus eques isolate BA_2022a chromosome 18, UOR_Pequ_1.1, whole genome shotgun sequence genomic segment:
- the LOC133416737 gene encoding clathrin coat assembly protein AP180-like isoform X7 produces MADTLFERATNASWVVVFKALVTTHHMCVHGNERFIQYLASRTSLFNLSNYIDKTGSHGYDMSTFIRRYGRYLNEKAFAYRQMAFDFTRVKKGAEGVMRTMTTEKLLKGMPVLQTQIDTLLEFDVHPKELNNGIINAAFLLLFKDLVKLFASYNDGIINMLEKYFKMKKSDCKEALEIYKRFLTRVTKIGEFMKLAETVGVDKNDIPDINYAPSSILESLETHMNGLEDVKGGKKGSPTKGSPTNNMSPTSTPAKSSNAVPALQPPPGESAAAPAAPEPAEDSLLDLDPLSSSGPPAASAGPTSWGDLLGSEMGDSLLAEPTLAAEAAAPSPAAAAAASSTPAPAAPEAGVPLAPPTSTAAATSPGATNMDLLGDAFATPAAADATEASAAAAEGGAASTPAAPVAGAAVAAGGGGDAPAAAAGAAAAAAAAPGAELVSAFDGLGDVMKPTLTPQAGDVDTSAANMASNLTMGSPAAPQPAPMGDPPFMGTHPGYGMPGAPVIGAPLMPSVRPGFPATGAPMSPAMTQSPRKPPPPRNALDDLNIKDFM; encoded by the exons ATGGCCGACACGCTTTTCGAGCGGGCCACCAACGCCAGCTGGGTGGTGGTCTTCAAGGCCCTCGTCACCACCCACCACATGTGCGTGCACGGAAACGAG AGGTTCATCCAGTACTTGGCCTCCAGGACTTCGCTGTTCAACCTCAGCAACTACATCGACAAAACTGGCTCTCATG GCTACGACATGTCTACATTCATCAGACGGTACGGCCGCTACCTGAACGAGAAAGCCTTTGCCTACCGCCAGATGGCTTTCGACTTCACTCGAGTCAAGAAGGG GGCCGAGGGCGTCATGAGGACCATGACCACGGAGAAGCTCTTGAAGGGCATGCCCGTCCTGCAGACTCAGATCGACACGCTCCTGGAGTTTGAC GTTCATCCCAAGGAGCTGAACAACGGCATCATCAACGCCGCTTTCCTGCTGCTCTTCAAGGACCTGGTCAAGCTCTTCGCGTCCTACAATGACGGCATCATCAACATGTTAG agaAATATTTCAAGATGAAAAAAAGCGACTGTAAGGAGGCGCTGGAGATCTACAAGAGATTCCTGACCCGGGTGACGAAGATCGGGGAATTCATGAAGCTGGCGGAG ACCGTCGGAGTTGACAAAAACGACATTCCCGACATCAACTAC GCCCCCAGCAGTATCCTGGAGTCTCTGGAAACGCACATGAATGGCCTGGAGGACGTTAAGGGCGGCAAGAAGGG GTCTCCGACGAAG GGTTCTCCCACAAACAACATGTCTCCGACTTCCACTCCGGCCAAATCTTCAAACGCCGTCCCCGCACTTCAGCCTCCGCCCGGGGAAAGCGCCGCCGCTCCGGCTGCCCCCGAGCCAGCAGAAGA TTCCTTGTTGGACCTGGATCCTCTTTCCTCCTCTGGCCCTCCAGCAGCATCGGCCGGCCCCACGTCCTGGGGAG ACCTTCTCGGATCCG AAATGGGCGATTCCTTGCTAGCCGAGCCCACCCTGGCAGCGGAGGCCGCGGCCCcctcccccgccgccgccgccgccgcctcctccacGCCCGCCCCCGCGGCGCCAGAAGCTGGAGTCCCTCTAGCTCCTCCCACTAGCACAGCGGCCGCCACCTCCCCAGGCGCCACCAATATGGATCTGTTAGGAG ATGCCTTCGCCAcgcccgccgccgccgacgCCACCGAGGCTTCTGCTGCGGCAGCTGAGGGCGGCGCCGCCTCCACGCCCGCCGCCCCGGTCGCCGGAGCCGCAGTCGCAGCCG gaggaggaggagatgccCCAGCAGCCGCCGccggcgccgccgccgctgctgccgCCGCCCCCGGAGCGGAACTCGTGTCAG CGTTTGACGGGCTAGGGGACGTGATGAAGCCCACCCTGACCCCGCAGGCGGGCGATGTTGACACCTCCGCGGCTAACATGGCGAGTA ATCTGACGATGGGATCCCCAGCGGCCCCTCAG CCAGCACCCATGGGTGACCCTCCATTTATGGGGACTCACCCAGGCTACGGCATG CCCGGGGCACCGGTAATTGGAGCTCCCCTGATGCCTTCGGTTAGGCCGGGCTTCCCTGCCACCGGCGCCCCG ATGTCTCCCGCAATGACCCAGAGCCCCAGAAAGCCTCCCCCACCCAGGAACGCTCTGGATGACCTGAACATCAAGGACTTCATGTAG
- the LOC133416737 gene encoding clathrin coat assembly protein AP180-like isoform X4 has product MERKEIKPFLTHFFASVQWTLCCSFWCAHLDHLGAVTDIGYTVNGDHLNSDLVSATNTTNVNIPQMADTLFERATNASWVVVFKALVTTHHMCVHGNERFIQYLASRTSLFNLSNYIDKTGSHGYDMSTFIRRYGRYLNEKAFAYRQMAFDFTRVKKGAEGVMRTMTTEKLLKGMPVLQTQIDTLLEFDVHPKELNNGIINAAFLLLFKDLVKLFASYNDGIINMLEKYFKMKKSDCKEALEIYKRFLTRVTKIGEFMKLAETVGVDKNDIPDINYAPSSILESLETHMNGLEDVKGGKKGSPTKGSPTNNMSPTSTPAKSSNAVPALQPPPGESAAAPAAPEPAEDSLLDLDPLSSSGPPAASAGPTSWGDLLGSEMGDSLLAEPTLAAEAAAPSPAAAAAASSTPAPAAPEAGVPLAPPTSTAAATSPGATNMDLLGDAFATPAAADATEASAAAAEGGAASTPAAPVAGAAVAAGGGGDAPAAAAGAAAAAAAAPGAELVSAFDGLGDVMKPTLTPQAGDVDTSAANMASNLTMGSPAAPQPGAPVIGAPLMPSVRPGFPATGAPMSPAMTQSPRKPPPPRNALDDLNIKDFM; this is encoded by the exons ATGGAACGTAAAGAAATTAAAccgtttttgacacatttttttgcttcagttcaatggacattgtgctgctccttctggtgtgcacaccttgaccacctgggggcagtgaCAGACATTGGATATACTGTAAACGGAGACCATCTCAACTCAG ACCTGGTTTCGGCCACCAACACCACCAACGTGAACATCCCGCAGATGGCCGACACGCTTTTCGAGCGGGCCACCAACGCCAGCTGGGTGGTGGTCTTCAAGGCCCTCGTCACCACCCACCACATGTGCGTGCACGGAAACGAG AGGTTCATCCAGTACTTGGCCTCCAGGACTTCGCTGTTCAACCTCAGCAACTACATCGACAAAACTGGCTCTCATG GCTACGACATGTCTACATTCATCAGACGGTACGGCCGCTACCTGAACGAGAAAGCCTTTGCCTACCGCCAGATGGCTTTCGACTTCACTCGAGTCAAGAAGGG GGCCGAGGGCGTCATGAGGACCATGACCACGGAGAAGCTCTTGAAGGGCATGCCCGTCCTGCAGACTCAGATCGACACGCTCCTGGAGTTTGAC GTTCATCCCAAGGAGCTGAACAACGGCATCATCAACGCCGCTTTCCTGCTGCTCTTCAAGGACCTGGTCAAGCTCTTCGCGTCCTACAATGACGGCATCATCAACATGTTAG agaAATATTTCAAGATGAAAAAAAGCGACTGTAAGGAGGCGCTGGAGATCTACAAGAGATTCCTGACCCGGGTGACGAAGATCGGGGAATTCATGAAGCTGGCGGAG ACCGTCGGAGTTGACAAAAACGACATTCCCGACATCAACTAC GCCCCCAGCAGTATCCTGGAGTCTCTGGAAACGCACATGAATGGCCTGGAGGACGTTAAGGGCGGCAAGAAGGG GTCTCCGACGAAG GGTTCTCCCACAAACAACATGTCTCCGACTTCCACTCCGGCCAAATCTTCAAACGCCGTCCCCGCACTTCAGCCTCCGCCCGGGGAAAGCGCCGCCGCTCCGGCTGCCCCCGAGCCAGCAGAAGA TTCCTTGTTGGACCTGGATCCTCTTTCCTCCTCTGGCCCTCCAGCAGCATCGGCCGGCCCCACGTCCTGGGGAG ACCTTCTCGGATCCG AAATGGGCGATTCCTTGCTAGCCGAGCCCACCCTGGCAGCGGAGGCCGCGGCCCcctcccccgccgccgccgccgccgcctcctccacGCCCGCCCCCGCGGCGCCAGAAGCTGGAGTCCCTCTAGCTCCTCCCACTAGCACAGCGGCCGCCACCTCCCCAGGCGCCACCAATATGGATCTGTTAGGAG ATGCCTTCGCCAcgcccgccgccgccgacgCCACCGAGGCTTCTGCTGCGGCAGCTGAGGGCGGCGCCGCCTCCACGCCCGCCGCCCCGGTCGCCGGAGCCGCAGTCGCAGCCG gaggaggaggagatgccCCAGCAGCCGCCGccggcgccgccgccgctgctgccgCCGCCCCCGGAGCGGAACTCGTGTCAG CGTTTGACGGGCTAGGGGACGTGATGAAGCCCACCCTGACCCCGCAGGCGGGCGATGTTGACACCTCCGCGGCTAACATGGCGAGTA ATCTGACGATGGGATCCCCAGCGGCCCCTCAG CCCGGGGCACCGGTAATTGGAGCTCCCCTGATGCCTTCGGTTAGGCCGGGCTTCCCTGCCACCGGCGCCCCG ATGTCTCCCGCAATGACCCAGAGCCCCAGAAAGCCTCCCCCACCCAGGAACGCTCTGGATGACCTGAACATCAAGGACTTCATGTAG
- the LOC133416737 gene encoding clathrin coat assembly protein AP180-like isoform X2, which yields MERKEIKPFLTHFFASVQWTLCCSFWCAHLDHLGAVTDIGYTVNGDHLNSDLVSATNTTNVNIPQMADTLFERATNASWVVVFKALVTTHHMCVHGNERFIQYLASRTSLFNLSNYIDKTGSHGYDMSTFIRRYGRYLNEKAFAYRQMAFDFTRVKKGAEGVMRTMTTEKLLKGMPVLQTQIDTLLEFDVHPKELNNGIINAAFLLLFKDLVKLFASYNDGIINMLEKYFKMKKSDCKEALEIYKRFLTRVTKIGEFMKLAETVGVDKNDIPDINYAPSSILESLETHMNGLEDVKGGKKGSPTKGSPTNNMSPTSTPAKSSNAVPALQPPPGESAAAPAAPEPAEDSLLDLDPLSSSGPPAASAGPTSWGDLLGSEMGDSLLAEPTLAAEAAAPSPAAAAAASSTPAPAAPEAGVPLAPPTSTAAATSPGATNMDLLGDAFATPAAADATEASAAAAEGGAASTPAAPVAGAAVAAGGGGDAPAAAAGAAAAAAAAPGAELVSGDVMKPTLTPQAGDVDTSAANMASNLTMGSPAAPQPAPMGDPPFMGTHPGYGMPGAPVIGAPLMPSVRPGFPATGAPMSPAMTQSPRKPPPPRNALDDLNIKDFM from the exons ATGGAACGTAAAGAAATTAAAccgtttttgacacatttttttgcttcagttcaatggacattgtgctgctccttctggtgtgcacaccttgaccacctgggggcagtgaCAGACATTGGATATACTGTAAACGGAGACCATCTCAACTCAG ACCTGGTTTCGGCCACCAACACCACCAACGTGAACATCCCGCAGATGGCCGACACGCTTTTCGAGCGGGCCACCAACGCCAGCTGGGTGGTGGTCTTCAAGGCCCTCGTCACCACCCACCACATGTGCGTGCACGGAAACGAG AGGTTCATCCAGTACTTGGCCTCCAGGACTTCGCTGTTCAACCTCAGCAACTACATCGACAAAACTGGCTCTCATG GCTACGACATGTCTACATTCATCAGACGGTACGGCCGCTACCTGAACGAGAAAGCCTTTGCCTACCGCCAGATGGCTTTCGACTTCACTCGAGTCAAGAAGGG GGCCGAGGGCGTCATGAGGACCATGACCACGGAGAAGCTCTTGAAGGGCATGCCCGTCCTGCAGACTCAGATCGACACGCTCCTGGAGTTTGAC GTTCATCCCAAGGAGCTGAACAACGGCATCATCAACGCCGCTTTCCTGCTGCTCTTCAAGGACCTGGTCAAGCTCTTCGCGTCCTACAATGACGGCATCATCAACATGTTAG agaAATATTTCAAGATGAAAAAAAGCGACTGTAAGGAGGCGCTGGAGATCTACAAGAGATTCCTGACCCGGGTGACGAAGATCGGGGAATTCATGAAGCTGGCGGAG ACCGTCGGAGTTGACAAAAACGACATTCCCGACATCAACTAC GCCCCCAGCAGTATCCTGGAGTCTCTGGAAACGCACATGAATGGCCTGGAGGACGTTAAGGGCGGCAAGAAGGG GTCTCCGACGAAG GGTTCTCCCACAAACAACATGTCTCCGACTTCCACTCCGGCCAAATCTTCAAACGCCGTCCCCGCACTTCAGCCTCCGCCCGGGGAAAGCGCCGCCGCTCCGGCTGCCCCCGAGCCAGCAGAAGA TTCCTTGTTGGACCTGGATCCTCTTTCCTCCTCTGGCCCTCCAGCAGCATCGGCCGGCCCCACGTCCTGGGGAG ACCTTCTCGGATCCG AAATGGGCGATTCCTTGCTAGCCGAGCCCACCCTGGCAGCGGAGGCCGCGGCCCcctcccccgccgccgccgccgccgcctcctccacGCCCGCCCCCGCGGCGCCAGAAGCTGGAGTCCCTCTAGCTCCTCCCACTAGCACAGCGGCCGCCACCTCCCCAGGCGCCACCAATATGGATCTGTTAGGAG ATGCCTTCGCCAcgcccgccgccgccgacgCCACCGAGGCTTCTGCTGCGGCAGCTGAGGGCGGCGCCGCCTCCACGCCCGCCGCCCCGGTCGCCGGAGCCGCAGTCGCAGCCG gaggaggaggagatgccCCAGCAGCCGCCGccggcgccgccgccgctgctgccgCCGCCCCCGGAGCGGAACTCGTGTCAG GGGACGTGATGAAGCCCACCCTGACCCCGCAGGCGGGCGATGTTGACACCTCCGCGGCTAACATGGCGAGTA ATCTGACGATGGGATCCCCAGCGGCCCCTCAG CCAGCACCCATGGGTGACCCTCCATTTATGGGGACTCACCCAGGCTACGGCATG CCCGGGGCACCGGTAATTGGAGCTCCCCTGATGCCTTCGGTTAGGCCGGGCTTCCCTGCCACCGGCGCCCCG ATGTCTCCCGCAATGACCCAGAGCCCCAGAAAGCCTCCCCCACCCAGGAACGCTCTGGATGACCTGAACATCAAGGACTTCATGTAG
- the LOC133416737 gene encoding clathrin coat assembly protein AP180-like isoform X5: MERKEIKPFLTHFFASVQWTLCCSFWCAHLDHLGAVTDIGYTVNGDHLNSDLVSATNTTNVNIPQMADTLFERATNASWVVVFKALVTTHHMCVHGNERFIQYLASRTSLFNLSNYIDKTGSHGYDMSTFIRRYGRYLNEKAFAYRQMAFDFTRVKKGAEGVMRTMTTEKLLKGMPVLQTQIDTLLEFDVHPKELNNGIINAAFLLLFKDLVKLFASYNDGIINMLEKYFKMKKSDCKEALEIYKRFLTRVTKIGEFMKLAETVGVDKNDIPDINYAPSSILESLETHMNGLEDVKGGKKGSPTKGSPTNNMSPTSTPAKSSNAVPALQPPPGESAAAPAAPEPAEDSLLDLDPLSSSGPPAASAGPTSWGDLLGSEMGDSLLAEPTLAAEAAAPSPAAAAAASSTPAPAAPEAGVPLAPPTSTAAATSPGATNMDLLGDAFATPAAADATEASAAAAEGGAASTPAAPVAGAAVAAGGGGDAPAAAAGAAAAAAAAPGAELVSAFDGLGDVMKPTLTPQAGDVDTSAANMASNLTMGSPAAPQMSPAMTQSPRKPPPPRNALDDLNIKDFM; the protein is encoded by the exons ATGGAACGTAAAGAAATTAAAccgtttttgacacatttttttgcttcagttcaatggacattgtgctgctccttctggtgtgcacaccttgaccacctgggggcagtgaCAGACATTGGATATACTGTAAACGGAGACCATCTCAACTCAG ACCTGGTTTCGGCCACCAACACCACCAACGTGAACATCCCGCAGATGGCCGACACGCTTTTCGAGCGGGCCACCAACGCCAGCTGGGTGGTGGTCTTCAAGGCCCTCGTCACCACCCACCACATGTGCGTGCACGGAAACGAG AGGTTCATCCAGTACTTGGCCTCCAGGACTTCGCTGTTCAACCTCAGCAACTACATCGACAAAACTGGCTCTCATG GCTACGACATGTCTACATTCATCAGACGGTACGGCCGCTACCTGAACGAGAAAGCCTTTGCCTACCGCCAGATGGCTTTCGACTTCACTCGAGTCAAGAAGGG GGCCGAGGGCGTCATGAGGACCATGACCACGGAGAAGCTCTTGAAGGGCATGCCCGTCCTGCAGACTCAGATCGACACGCTCCTGGAGTTTGAC GTTCATCCCAAGGAGCTGAACAACGGCATCATCAACGCCGCTTTCCTGCTGCTCTTCAAGGACCTGGTCAAGCTCTTCGCGTCCTACAATGACGGCATCATCAACATGTTAG agaAATATTTCAAGATGAAAAAAAGCGACTGTAAGGAGGCGCTGGAGATCTACAAGAGATTCCTGACCCGGGTGACGAAGATCGGGGAATTCATGAAGCTGGCGGAG ACCGTCGGAGTTGACAAAAACGACATTCCCGACATCAACTAC GCCCCCAGCAGTATCCTGGAGTCTCTGGAAACGCACATGAATGGCCTGGAGGACGTTAAGGGCGGCAAGAAGGG GTCTCCGACGAAG GGTTCTCCCACAAACAACATGTCTCCGACTTCCACTCCGGCCAAATCTTCAAACGCCGTCCCCGCACTTCAGCCTCCGCCCGGGGAAAGCGCCGCCGCTCCGGCTGCCCCCGAGCCAGCAGAAGA TTCCTTGTTGGACCTGGATCCTCTTTCCTCCTCTGGCCCTCCAGCAGCATCGGCCGGCCCCACGTCCTGGGGAG ACCTTCTCGGATCCG AAATGGGCGATTCCTTGCTAGCCGAGCCCACCCTGGCAGCGGAGGCCGCGGCCCcctcccccgccgccgccgccgccgcctcctccacGCCCGCCCCCGCGGCGCCAGAAGCTGGAGTCCCTCTAGCTCCTCCCACTAGCACAGCGGCCGCCACCTCCCCAGGCGCCACCAATATGGATCTGTTAGGAG ATGCCTTCGCCAcgcccgccgccgccgacgCCACCGAGGCTTCTGCTGCGGCAGCTGAGGGCGGCGCCGCCTCCACGCCCGCCGCCCCGGTCGCCGGAGCCGCAGTCGCAGCCG gaggaggaggagatgccCCAGCAGCCGCCGccggcgccgccgccgctgctgccgCCGCCCCCGGAGCGGAACTCGTGTCAG CGTTTGACGGGCTAGGGGACGTGATGAAGCCCACCCTGACCCCGCAGGCGGGCGATGTTGACACCTCCGCGGCTAACATGGCGAGTA ATCTGACGATGGGATCCCCAGCGGCCCCTCAG ATGTCTCCCGCAATGACCCAGAGCCCCAGAAAGCCTCCCCCACCCAGGAACGCTCTGGATGACCTGAACATCAAGGACTTCATGTAG
- the LOC133416737 gene encoding clathrin coat assembly protein AP180-like isoform X8 has product MSGQTLTDRIAAAQYQLTGSDMARAVCKATTHEVMAPKKKHLEYLVSATNTTNVNIPQMADTLFERATNASWVVVFKALVTTHHMCVHGNERFIQYLASRTSLFNLSNYIDKTGSHGYDMSTFIRRYGRYLNEKAFAYRQMAFDFTRVKKGAEGVMRTMTTEKLLKGMPVLQTQIDTLLEFDVHPKELNNGIINAAFLLLFKDLVKLFASYNDGIINMLEKYFKMKKSDCKEALEIYKRFLTRVTKIGEFMKLAETVGVDKNDIPDINYAPSSILESLETHMNGLEDVKGGKKGSPTKGSPTNNMSPTSTPAKSSNAVPALQPPPGESAAAPAAPEPAEDSLLDLDPLSSSGPPAASAGPTSWGDLLGSDAFATPAAADATEASAAAAEGGAASTPAAPVAGAAVAAGGGGDAPAAAAGAAAAAAAAPGAELVSAFDGLGDVMKPTLTPQAGDVDTSAANMASNLTMGSPAAPQPAPMGDPPFMGTHPGYGMPGAPVIGAPLMPSVRPGFPATGAPMSPAMTQSPRKPPPPRNALDDLNIKDFM; this is encoded by the exons ATGTCGGGTCAGACGCTCACGGACCGCATCGCCGCGGCCCAGTACCAGCTGACGGGTTCGGACATGGCCAGGGCCGTGTGCAAGGCCACCACGCACGAAGTGATGGCGCCCAAGAAGAAGCACCTGGAAT ACCTGGTTTCGGCCACCAACACCACCAACGTGAACATCCCGCAGATGGCCGACACGCTTTTCGAGCGGGCCACCAACGCCAGCTGGGTGGTGGTCTTCAAGGCCCTCGTCACCACCCACCACATGTGCGTGCACGGAAACGAG AGGTTCATCCAGTACTTGGCCTCCAGGACTTCGCTGTTCAACCTCAGCAACTACATCGACAAAACTGGCTCTCATG GCTACGACATGTCTACATTCATCAGACGGTACGGCCGCTACCTGAACGAGAAAGCCTTTGCCTACCGCCAGATGGCTTTCGACTTCACTCGAGTCAAGAAGGG GGCCGAGGGCGTCATGAGGACCATGACCACGGAGAAGCTCTTGAAGGGCATGCCCGTCCTGCAGACTCAGATCGACACGCTCCTGGAGTTTGAC GTTCATCCCAAGGAGCTGAACAACGGCATCATCAACGCCGCTTTCCTGCTGCTCTTCAAGGACCTGGTCAAGCTCTTCGCGTCCTACAATGACGGCATCATCAACATGTTAG agaAATATTTCAAGATGAAAAAAAGCGACTGTAAGGAGGCGCTGGAGATCTACAAGAGATTCCTGACCCGGGTGACGAAGATCGGGGAATTCATGAAGCTGGCGGAG ACCGTCGGAGTTGACAAAAACGACATTCCCGACATCAACTAC GCCCCCAGCAGTATCCTGGAGTCTCTGGAAACGCACATGAATGGCCTGGAGGACGTTAAGGGCGGCAAGAAGGG GTCTCCGACGAAG GGTTCTCCCACAAACAACATGTCTCCGACTTCCACTCCGGCCAAATCTTCAAACGCCGTCCCCGCACTTCAGCCTCCGCCCGGGGAAAGCGCCGCCGCTCCGGCTGCCCCCGAGCCAGCAGAAGA TTCCTTGTTGGACCTGGATCCTCTTTCCTCCTCTGGCCCTCCAGCAGCATCGGCCGGCCCCACGTCCTGGGGAG ACCTTCTCGGATCCG ATGCCTTCGCCAcgcccgccgccgccgacgCCACCGAGGCTTCTGCTGCGGCAGCTGAGGGCGGCGCCGCCTCCACGCCCGCCGCCCCGGTCGCCGGAGCCGCAGTCGCAGCCG gaggaggaggagatgccCCAGCAGCCGCCGccggcgccgccgccgctgctgccgCCGCCCCCGGAGCGGAACTCGTGTCAG CGTTTGACGGGCTAGGGGACGTGATGAAGCCCACCCTGACCCCGCAGGCGGGCGATGTTGACACCTCCGCGGCTAACATGGCGAGTA ATCTGACGATGGGATCCCCAGCGGCCCCTCAG CCAGCACCCATGGGTGACCCTCCATTTATGGGGACTCACCCAGGCTACGGCATG CCCGGGGCACCGGTAATTGGAGCTCCCCTGATGCCTTCGGTTAGGCCGGGCTTCCCTGCCACCGGCGCCCCG ATGTCTCCCGCAATGACCCAGAGCCCCAGAAAGCCTCCCCCACCCAGGAACGCTCTGGATGACCTGAACATCAAGGACTTCATGTAG
- the LOC133416737 gene encoding clathrin coat assembly protein AP180-like isoform X1: protein MERKEIKPFLTHFFASVQWTLCCSFWCAHLDHLGAVTDIGYTVNGDHLNSDLVSATNTTNVNIPQMADTLFERATNASWVVVFKALVTTHHMCVHGNERFIQYLASRTSLFNLSNYIDKTGSHGYDMSTFIRRYGRYLNEKAFAYRQMAFDFTRVKKGAEGVMRTMTTEKLLKGMPVLQTQIDTLLEFDVHPKELNNGIINAAFLLLFKDLVKLFASYNDGIINMLEKYFKMKKSDCKEALEIYKRFLTRVTKIGEFMKLAETVGVDKNDIPDINYAPSSILESLETHMNGLEDVKGGKKGSPTKGSPTNNMSPTSTPAKSSNAVPALQPPPGESAAAPAAPEPAEDSLLDLDPLSSSGPPAASAGPTSWGDLLGSEMGDSLLAEPTLAAEAAAPSPAAAAAASSTPAPAAPEAGVPLAPPTSTAAATSPGATNMDLLGDAFATPAAADATEASAAAAEGGAASTPAAPVAGAAVAAGGGGDAPAAAAGAAAAAAAAPGAELVSAFDGLGDVMKPTLTPQAGDVDTSAANMASNLTMGSPAAPQPAPMGDPPFMGTHPGYGMPGAPVIGAPLMPSVRPGFPATGAPMSPAMTQSPRKPPPPRNALDDLNIKDFM from the exons ATGGAACGTAAAGAAATTAAAccgtttttgacacatttttttgcttcagttcaatggacattgtgctgctccttctggtgtgcacaccttgaccacctgggggcagtgaCAGACATTGGATATACTGTAAACGGAGACCATCTCAACTCAG ACCTGGTTTCGGCCACCAACACCACCAACGTGAACATCCCGCAGATGGCCGACACGCTTTTCGAGCGGGCCACCAACGCCAGCTGGGTGGTGGTCTTCAAGGCCCTCGTCACCACCCACCACATGTGCGTGCACGGAAACGAG AGGTTCATCCAGTACTTGGCCTCCAGGACTTCGCTGTTCAACCTCAGCAACTACATCGACAAAACTGGCTCTCATG GCTACGACATGTCTACATTCATCAGACGGTACGGCCGCTACCTGAACGAGAAAGCCTTTGCCTACCGCCAGATGGCTTTCGACTTCACTCGAGTCAAGAAGGG GGCCGAGGGCGTCATGAGGACCATGACCACGGAGAAGCTCTTGAAGGGCATGCCCGTCCTGCAGACTCAGATCGACACGCTCCTGGAGTTTGAC GTTCATCCCAAGGAGCTGAACAACGGCATCATCAACGCCGCTTTCCTGCTGCTCTTCAAGGACCTGGTCAAGCTCTTCGCGTCCTACAATGACGGCATCATCAACATGTTAG agaAATATTTCAAGATGAAAAAAAGCGACTGTAAGGAGGCGCTGGAGATCTACAAGAGATTCCTGACCCGGGTGACGAAGATCGGGGAATTCATGAAGCTGGCGGAG ACCGTCGGAGTTGACAAAAACGACATTCCCGACATCAACTAC GCCCCCAGCAGTATCCTGGAGTCTCTGGAAACGCACATGAATGGCCTGGAGGACGTTAAGGGCGGCAAGAAGGG GTCTCCGACGAAG GGTTCTCCCACAAACAACATGTCTCCGACTTCCACTCCGGCCAAATCTTCAAACGCCGTCCCCGCACTTCAGCCTCCGCCCGGGGAAAGCGCCGCCGCTCCGGCTGCCCCCGAGCCAGCAGAAGA TTCCTTGTTGGACCTGGATCCTCTTTCCTCCTCTGGCCCTCCAGCAGCATCGGCCGGCCCCACGTCCTGGGGAG ACCTTCTCGGATCCG AAATGGGCGATTCCTTGCTAGCCGAGCCCACCCTGGCAGCGGAGGCCGCGGCCCcctcccccgccgccgccgccgccgcctcctccacGCCCGCCCCCGCGGCGCCAGAAGCTGGAGTCCCTCTAGCTCCTCCCACTAGCACAGCGGCCGCCACCTCCCCAGGCGCCACCAATATGGATCTGTTAGGAG ATGCCTTCGCCAcgcccgccgccgccgacgCCACCGAGGCTTCTGCTGCGGCAGCTGAGGGCGGCGCCGCCTCCACGCCCGCCGCCCCGGTCGCCGGAGCCGCAGTCGCAGCCG gaggaggaggagatgccCCAGCAGCCGCCGccggcgccgccgccgctgctgccgCCGCCCCCGGAGCGGAACTCGTGTCAG CGTTTGACGGGCTAGGGGACGTGATGAAGCCCACCCTGACCCCGCAGGCGGGCGATGTTGACACCTCCGCGGCTAACATGGCGAGTA ATCTGACGATGGGATCCCCAGCGGCCCCTCAG CCAGCACCCATGGGTGACCCTCCATTTATGGGGACTCACCCAGGCTACGGCATG CCCGGGGCACCGGTAATTGGAGCTCCCCTGATGCCTTCGGTTAGGCCGGGCTTCCCTGCCACCGGCGCCCCG ATGTCTCCCGCAATGACCCAGAGCCCCAGAAAGCCTCCCCCACCCAGGAACGCTCTGGATGACCTGAACATCAAGGACTTCATGTAG